The following are from one region of the Synechococcus sp. CBW1108 genome:
- a CDS encoding TM0106 family RecB-like putative nuclease has protein sequence MPPLTAPLPADQPLTDRLLRSWLRCRRRAWLDRFGVAGERRWNAHRALALSDQLRSFQTLLANRPGHGEVACAAGAPGVVGLRLRGHDPQGRRLEAHPALLERIAGTSRWGDFAYRPVLARQGYRLTREARLVLALWGRLLAEHQQAPVPHGLVLAGAGRALQQERLALGGGLQHQLDESLQRLAADLAEATPPPLVNDRKKCTLCSWRGPCDREAAAMGHLSEVSGIGGKRREMLLERGVTNLPDLASRNPEQLAEELAVYGEQHREIAAELVAQARVQATGIPQRLGAGPVLPELAQAPGVLLYDIESDPDARDDFLHGFLVLEADGGGGWKEQSWRYQPLLALQEHGEQRLWQRLKRFLDRYPDWPVLHYGETEVIGLVRLAQRQGASEVELQRLRSRMLDVHARLRSHWRLPVSSYGLKAVAGWLGFTWSQKGVDGARCLLWWRQWRQWHRGVDGRGRASRQQLQRIFLYNRDDSLATWAVVRWLLAQT, from the coding sequence ATGCCCCCCTTGACTGCGCCCCTCCCCGCCGACCAGCCCCTTACCGACCGCCTGCTGCGCAGCTGGCTGCGCTGCCGGCGCCGCGCCTGGCTGGATCGATTTGGCGTGGCTGGTGAGCGCCGCTGGAATGCCCACCGCGCCCTGGCCCTGAGTGACCAGCTACGCAGCTTTCAGACCCTGCTGGCAAATAGGCCGGGCCATGGAGAGGTGGCCTGTGCCGCTGGAGCCCCAGGGGTGGTGGGCTTGCGCCTGCGCGGGCATGACCCCCAGGGGCGGCGGCTGGAGGCCCACCCCGCCCTGCTGGAGCGCATTGCCGGCACCAGCCGTTGGGGGGATTTCGCCTATCGGCCGGTACTGGCCCGGCAGGGCTACCGCTTGACCCGGGAGGCCCGGCTGGTGCTGGCCCTCTGGGGCCGCCTTTTGGCAGAGCACCAGCAGGCTCCGGTGCCCCATGGCCTGGTGTTGGCGGGGGCGGGGCGGGCCCTGCAGCAGGAGCGCCTGGCCCTGGGCGGTGGCCTCCAGCATCAGCTCGATGAGAGCCTGCAGCGTCTCGCCGCAGATCTGGCCGAGGCCACACCGCCTCCCTTGGTGAACGACCGCAAGAAGTGCACCCTCTGCAGTTGGCGCGGCCCTTGCGACCGGGAGGCTGCGGCGATGGGGCACCTCAGCGAGGTCAGCGGTATTGGCGGTAAACGGCGGGAGATGTTGCTGGAGCGGGGGGTGACCAACCTGCCGGATTTGGCATCCCGGAACCCGGAGCAATTGGCCGAGGAATTGGCCGTCTATGGGGAGCAGCATCGTGAGATCGCCGCTGAATTGGTTGCCCAGGCCCGGGTGCAGGCCACGGGCATTCCCCAGCGGCTGGGGGCTGGCCCGGTGCTGCCTGAGCTGGCCCAGGCCCCCGGGGTGCTGCTCTATGACATCGAATCGGACCCTGATGCCCGCGACGATTTCCTGCACGGGTTTCTGGTGCTGGAGGCCGATGGTGGGGGGGGATGGAAGGAGCAGAGTTGGCGCTACCAGCCGCTCCTGGCCCTGCAGGAGCATGGCGAGCAGCGCCTCTGGCAGCGGCTGAAGCGATTTTTGGATCGCTATCCAGACTGGCCCGTGCTGCACTACGGCGAAACCGAAGTGATCGGCCTGGTGCGGCTGGCCCAGCGCCAGGGAGCCAGCGAGGTTGAACTGCAGCGGTTGCGAAGCCGGATGCTGGATGTGCATGCGCGCCTGCGCAGCCACTGGCGCCTGCCGGTGAGCAGCTATGGGCTCAAGGCTGTGGCCGGTTGGCTGGGCTTCACCTGGAGCCAGAAGGGGGTGGATGGGGCCCGCTGCCTGCTCTGGTGGCGCCAGTGGCGCCAGTGGCATCGTGGTGTGGATGGCCGCGGCCGGGCCAGTCGCCAGCAGTTGCAGCGGATCTTCCTTTACAACCGCGACGACAGCCTGGCCACCTGGGCAGTGGTGCGCTGGCTGCTGGCTCAGACCTGA
- a CDS encoding phosphoglucomutase/phosphomannomutase family protein, producing MASAPLPLAAIPIAFGTDGWRGILGVDITMERLLPVAAAAAQELAHSAPTSLTSREVIIGYDRRFLAPELAQAICSAVRGCGLTPLLCDTPTPTPASSWAVVQRQALGALVITASHNPPEWLGLKIKGPFGGSVEGDFTGRVETRLAAGGLTVPIPGEVGQFDAMGAYVAGLQAKVDTAALAEGLDRLGLTVIVDPMHGSAAGVLPALLGEGATNSGAISEIRGRRDPLFGGNPPEPLAAYLGELIGAVQASTAAGRPAMGIVFDGDGDRIAAVDERGRFCSTQLLMPLFIDHLARARQLPGSVIKTVSGSDLMQLVAEDLGRQVLEKPVGFKYIAAEMLSSEVLVGGEESGGVGFGMHLPERDAPFAALLLIEALVEGGVPLGERIDALQQRCGGAAAYDRLDLRLANMEARRRLEAKLAEAPPSAVAGCPVLEVVTTDGVKLRLGPSHWLMLRFSGTEPLLRLYCEAPTVARVNEVLIWARELAEAV from the coding sequence ATGGCTTCAGCCCCCCTGCCCCTTGCAGCAATTCCGATCGCCTTCGGCACCGATGGCTGGCGCGGCATCCTGGGCGTCGACATCACCATGGAGCGGCTGCTGCCAGTCGCGGCGGCCGCGGCCCAGGAACTGGCCCACTCGGCCCCGACAAGCCTCACCAGCCGGGAGGTGATCATCGGCTACGACCGCCGCTTCCTGGCCCCCGAACTGGCCCAAGCGATCTGCAGCGCCGTGCGGGGCTGCGGCCTGACCCCCCTGCTCTGCGACACACCCACCCCCACCCCCGCCTCTAGCTGGGCCGTAGTGCAACGCCAGGCCCTGGGAGCTTTGGTGATCACCGCCAGCCACAACCCACCGGAATGGCTGGGGCTGAAAATCAAGGGGCCGTTCGGCGGCTCGGTGGAGGGCGACTTCACCGGCCGTGTTGAAACCCGACTGGCCGCCGGCGGACTGACCGTGCCCATACCTGGCGAAGTTGGCCAATTTGATGCCATGGGCGCCTACGTGGCCGGGCTCCAGGCCAAGGTCGACACCGCCGCCCTGGCCGAGGGGCTAGATCGGCTGGGGCTGACGGTGATCGTGGACCCGATGCACGGCTCCGCGGCCGGGGTGCTGCCGGCCCTGCTGGGGGAAGGGGCCACAAACAGCGGCGCCATCAGCGAGATCCGGGGCCGGCGCGACCCCCTGTTTGGCGGCAACCCTCCCGAGCCCCTTGCGGCCTACCTGGGCGAGCTGATCGGCGCGGTCCAAGCGAGCACCGCCGCGGGGCGGCCGGCCATGGGCATCGTGTTTGACGGCGACGGGGATCGCATTGCAGCCGTGGATGAACGCGGCCGCTTCTGCAGCACCCAGCTGCTGATGCCCCTGTTCATCGACCACCTGGCCCGGGCCCGCCAGCTGCCGGGAAGCGTGATCAAAACCGTCAGCGGCTCCGACCTAATGCAGCTGGTGGCTGAGGATCTGGGCCGCCAGGTGCTGGAAAAACCCGTCGGCTTCAAATACATCGCAGCTGAAATGCTCAGCAGCGAGGTGCTGGTTGGCGGCGAGGAATCGGGTGGCGTGGGCTTCGGGATGCACCTGCCCGAGCGGGACGCACCCTTTGCGGCCCTGCTGCTGATCGAAGCCCTGGTGGAGGGCGGTGTGCCCCTGGGGGAGCGAATAGATGCCTTGCAGCAGCGCTGCGGCGGCGCGGCGGCCTACGACCGGCTCGACCTGCGGCTGGCCAACATGGAAGCCAGGCGGCGTTTGGAGGCCAAGCTGGCAGAGGCCCCCCCCAGCGCAGTCGCCGGCTGCCCCGTGCTGGAAGTGGTCACCACCGATGGGGTGAAACTGCGACTCGGCCCCAGCCACTGGCTGATGTTGCGCTTCTCAGGCACAGAGCCACTTCTGCGGCTCTACTGCGAAGCCCCCACGGTCGCTCGGGTGAACGAGGTGTTGATCTGGGCCCGTGAGCTGGCGGAGGCGGTCTAA
- a CDS encoding folate-binding protein YgfZ codes for MKPSPWDWQAAGPRRIEQAASLIRLDGPDTHRFLHGQTSAAIDGCPAGSWIPTCCITAIGRLRGLAEVLLDDAGAWLLISRGDPASIWQALDRVLFPADQVHLGPVMPARMVTPLGERRPDQWPQSPAGRWLAMENGRAGWLLSEQLVIPADGELPPWLADLPPLSPQDQERWRIQQGLADWPWEINDSTNPFELGLADRVSLSKGCYVGQETLAKLSTYDGVKQQLRRWYGSSSEGTGGPAPGAPLFGLDDDSGSRAGQITSALALAGGLWIGLALVRRQFLERNELRLGHEPNGPILQLSLPPAWVDPPAGAGRQV; via the coding sequence ATGAAGCCAAGCCCCTGGGACTGGCAAGCCGCAGGCCCTCGCCGGATCGAGCAAGCCGCCAGCCTGATCAGGCTGGACGGGCCGGACACCCACCGGTTTCTGCACGGCCAGACCAGCGCCGCCATCGACGGCTGCCCAGCCGGCAGCTGGATCCCCACCTGCTGCATCACCGCCATCGGACGCCTGCGGGGCCTCGCCGAGGTACTCCTCGATGACGCTGGAGCCTGGCTGCTGATCAGCCGTGGGGATCCAGCCAGCATCTGGCAGGCCCTGGATCGGGTGCTCTTTCCCGCCGATCAGGTTCATCTTGGGCCCGTGATGCCAGCCCGGATGGTCACGCCCCTGGGCGAGAGGAGGCCGGATCAATGGCCCCAAAGCCCCGCGGGCCGTTGGCTGGCCATGGAAAATGGCAGAGCTGGCTGGCTGCTGAGCGAGCAGCTGGTGATCCCGGCGGATGGGGAACTGCCCCCCTGGCTGGCGGATCTGCCGCCTCTCTCCCCGCAGGACCAGGAGCGCTGGCGGATCCAGCAGGGCCTGGCCGATTGGCCCTGGGAAATCAACGACTCCACCAACCCGTTTGAGCTGGGGCTGGCGGACCGGGTCAGCCTCAGCAAAGGTTGCTACGTGGGCCAGGAAACCCTGGCCAAACTGAGCACCTATGACGGGGTCAAACAGCAGCTCAGGCGCTGGTACGGGAGCAGCTCGGAGGGGACGGGTGGGCCTGCCCCGGGGGCACCGCTGTTCGGCCTGGATGACGATTCGGGCAGCCGGGCTGGTCAAATCACATCAGCGTTGGCCTTGGCTGGGGGCCTTTGGATCGGCCTGGCCCTGGTGCGGCGCCAGTTCCTAGAGCGCAACGAGTTACGGCTGGGCCACGAGCCCAACGGGCCGATCCTGCAGCTCTCGCTCCCCCCAGCCTGGGTGGATCCCCCGGCCGGGGCCGGGCGTCAGGTCTGA
- the pyrE gene encoding orotate phosphoribosyltransferase, with translation MRMALLPLLATKAYRHGNFTLASGRTSHHYVNCKPVSLSGSGLALLGALLLEQVEPEAKAVAGLTLGADPLVSAVAMAAALGGRALDALIVRKEAKGHGTGAWLEGPLPAPGSPITVLEDVVTTGGSALKAVQQLREAGYRVERVVTIVDRQEGGQEAMQAAGLEMRSLFLLAEVAALAAELAAELASS, from the coding sequence TGGCGCTGTTGCCGCTTCTGGCCACCAAGGCCTATCGCCACGGCAACTTCACCCTGGCATCGGGACGCACCAGTCACCATTACGTGAATTGCAAGCCTGTCAGCCTCAGCGGCAGCGGCCTGGCCCTGCTGGGGGCCCTGCTGCTGGAGCAGGTGGAGCCGGAAGCCAAGGCGGTGGCAGGCCTGACCCTCGGCGCCGATCCGCTGGTAAGCGCCGTGGCCATGGCCGCCGCCCTGGGGGGGCGCGCCCTGGATGCCCTGATCGTGCGCAAGGAGGCGAAGGGCCATGGCACCGGGGCCTGGCTGGAAGGCCCCCTACCGGCACCTGGCAGCCCCATCACCGTGCTGGAAGACGTCGTCACCACCGGTGGATCCGCCCTGAAGGCTGTGCAGCAGCTGCGGGAGGCGGGCTACCGGGTCGAAAGGGTGGTGACGATCGTGGATCGCCAGGAAGGGGGCCAGGAGGCGATGCAGGCCGCAGGCCTGGAAATGCGCAGCCTGTTCCTGCTGGCGGAGGTGGCAGCTTTGGCCGCAGAACTGGCCGCAGAACTGGCGTCGTCATGA